The Pseudomonas sp. LFM046 region GATCAATGGCGTCGGCTCCCTGGTGATCAACGCCGACGGTTCCTACAGCTTCACCCCGGCGCCGAACTACACCGGCCCGGTACCGACCGCGACCTACACCGTCACCGACGGCACCGCCACCGATACCGCTGACCTGAGCTTCGCCGATGTCACCCCGGTCAACGATGCGCCGGTTGCGCTCAACGATGGCCCGACCGCCGTCACCGAAGACACCCCGGCCACCGGCAACGTCCTGACCAACGACAGCGACGTCGACGGCGACCCCCTGACCGTGACCCAGTTCACCATCGGTGAGAGCACCTTCCAGGCTGGCCAGACCGCCGTGATCAATGGTGTCGGCTCCCTGGTGATCAACGCCGACGGCTCCTACAGCTTCACCCCGGCGCCGAACTACACCGGCCCGGTGCCGACCGCGACCTACACCGTCACCGACGGCACCGCCACCGATACCGCTGACCTGAGCTTCGCCGATGTCAGCCCGGTCAACGATGCGCCGGTTGCGCTCAACGATGGCCCGACCGCCGTCACCGAAGACACTCCGGCCACCGGCAACGTCCTGACCAACGACAGCGACGTCGACGGCGATACCCTGACCGTTACCCAGTTCACCATCGGTGAGAGCACCTTCCAGGCCGGCCAGACCGCCGTGATCAAAGGCGTCGGCTCCCTGGTGATCAACGCCGACGGCTCCTACAGCTTCACTCCGGCGCCGGACTACACCGGCCCGGTGCCGACCGCGACCTACACCGTCACCGACGGCACCGCCACCGATACCGCTGACCTGAGCTTCGCCGACGTCACCCCCGTCAACGATGCCTCGATCCTGGTCGCCGACAGCAAGACCGTAGCCGAGGACAACCCGGCGACCGGCAACGTGCTGGCCAACGACAGCGACGTAGACGACGTCCTCACCGTCGCCACCTTCAGCATTGATGGCGTGCAGGGCACCTTCACCGCAGGCACCACGGCCACCATCGGCCAGATCGGCAGCCTGGTGATCAACACTGACGGCACCTACGTCTTCACCCCGGCACCTAACTGGAATGGTGAGGTTCCCGAGGTCAGCTACACCACCAACACCGGCAGCAGCTCAACGCTGACCATCACCGTTACCCCGGAGAACGACGCGCCCGAGACCAACGCGACGTCCGCTTCCGGCAACGAAGACGCTGAAGGTATTCCGGTTGTTCTGAGCGGATCGGATGTGGACGGCAGCGTTGACCACTTCGTCATCAAGTCGTTGCCGAGCAACGGCACGCTGCTCCTCGATGGCGTGGTCCTGGGTATCGGCGCGGTCATTCCAGCAACCGCCAATGGCGCCACTGTCACATTCGTGCCGGATGCCAACTGGAACGGCACCACCACCGTTGAATATGCATCCGTGGACAACGATGGCCTGGAGGATTCCACTCCAGCGACCGCTACCATCACGGTTGCCCCGGTGAACGACGCCCCGGTGATCGACGGCGGCGACGGCCACGTGCCGGACAGCAACGACTTCGCCATCACCACCGACGAAGACACCCCGGTTACCGGCACCATCCAGGCCAGCGACCTGGACGGCGATAGCCTGACCTACACCGTCGGCACCTCGCCGGCCCATGGCAGCGTCACCTTCGGCACCGACGGCGCCTACACCTACACCCCGGGCACCGACTTCAACGGCAGCGACAGCTTCACCGTCACCGTCAGCGACGGCAACGGCGGCACCGTCACCAGCACCGTCAACGTCACTGTGAAGCCGGTCGTCGACGCCAAGGACGATGCCGTCACCGTCGCCGAGGACCAGTCGCTGACTACCAACGTCCTGGCCAACGACACCTTCGGCGCCGGCGCCCAGGTCACCTCGGTCGGCACCGCCACCCATGGCACCGTCACCCTGAACGCCGACGGCACCGTCACCTACACCCCGAGCGCCAACTACAACGGCCCCGACAGCTACACCTACACCGTCACCACCGCCGCCGGGAACCAGGAATCCGCCACAGTCAACATCACCGTCACCCCGGTGAACGACGCCCCGGTTGCTGTCGCCGACACTGCCACCGTCAACGAAGGTGGCAGCGTCAACATCAGTGTGGCCAATAACGACAGCGACACTGACGACGGCCTCGACCTGGGCAGCATCACCATCACCAGTGGCCCGGCCAACGGCACCGTGATCGTCAACGCCAATGGCACCGTCAGCTACCAGCACAACGGCAGCGAGACCACCGCCGACAGCTTCACCTACACCATCAAGGACAAGTCCGGCGCCGAGTCCAACCCGGTCACCGTCAACATCGGGGTCACGCCGGTGAACGACGCGCCGGTTGCCGTGGCCGACACTGCCATCGTCAATGAAGGCGGCAGCGTCAACATCAATGTGGCCGGCAACGACACGGACGCCGACGACGGCCTCGACCTGACCAGCATCACCGTCACCAGCGGCCCGGCCAACGGCACCCTCACCGTCAACGCCGACGGTACCGTCAGCTACCAGCACAATGGCAGCGAGACCACCGCCGACAGCTTCACCTACACCATCAAGGACAAATCCGGCGTCGAGTCCAACCCGGTCACCGTCAACATCGGGGTCACCCCGGTGAACGACGCGCCGGTTGCCGTAGCCGACAGCGCCACCGTCAACGAAGGCGGCAGCGTCAACATCAGTGTGGCCAGTAACGACACGGACGCCGACGACGGCCTCGACCTGGGCAGCATCACCATCACCAGTGGCCCGGCCAACGGCACCCTCACAGTCAACGCCGACGGTACCGTCAGCTACCAGCACAATGGCAGCGAGACCACTGAAGACAGCTTCACCTACACCATCAAGGACAAGTCCGGCGTCGAGTCGAACCCGGTCACCGTCA contains the following coding sequences:
- a CDS encoding retention module-containing protein — its product is MSSVVAIVKSIVGQVFAVSSDGLQRLLVEGDRLFKGDQVLTGDAGMVSLELADGRTLDLGRDSQWSEGDTSVHAQTQPTQAQTEAPATDVAQLQKAIEAGVDPTQALEATAAGPGAGNAGGNTGGVGGGHSFVMLDATAGRVDANIGFETGAIPPVAEAQEVDDSSPLLNAPAVEEVPAAPNNAPQGEDASITTDEDTPIQGQVTAADQDGDSLTFSLGNNPGNGTVVVKPDGSYVYTPNPDFNGNDSFTVIVDDGNGGTDTITVSIGVNPVNDAPVALNDGPTAVTEDTPATGNVLTNDSDVDGDTLTVTQFTIGGSTFQAGQTAVIEGIGSLVINADGSYSFTPAPNYTGPVPTATYTVTDGTATDTADLSFADVTPVNDAPVALNDGPTAVTEDTPATGNVLTNDSDVDGDPLTVTQFTIGESTFQAGQTAVINGVGSLVINADGSYSFTPAPNYTGPVPTATYTVTDGTATDTADLSFADVTPVNDAPVALNDGPTAVTEDTPATGNVLTNDSDVDGDPLTVTQFTIGESTFQAGQTAVINGVGSLVINADGSYSFTPAPNYTGPVPTATYTVTDGTATDTADLSFADVSPVNDAPVALNDGPTAVTEDTPATGNVLTNDSDVDGDTLTVTQFTIGESTFQAGQTAVIKGVGSLVINADGSYSFTPAPDYTGPVPTATYTVTDGTATDTADLSFADVTPVNDASILVADSKTVAEDNPATGNVLANDSDVDDVLTVATFSIDGVQGTFTAGTTATIGQIGSLVINTDGTYVFTPAPNWNGEVPEVSYTTNTGSSSTLTITVTPENDAPETNATSASGNEDAEGIPVVLSGSDVDGSVDHFVIKSLPSNGTLLLDGVVLGIGAVIPATANGATVTFVPDANWNGTTTVEYASVDNDGLEDSTPATATITVAPVNDAPVIDGGDGHVPDSNDFAITTDEDTPVTGTIQASDLDGDSLTYTVGTSPAHGSVTFGTDGAYTYTPGTDFNGSDSFTVTVSDGNGGTVTSTVNVTVKPVVDAKDDAVTVAEDQSLTTNVLANDTFGAGAQVTSVGTATHGTVTLNADGTVTYTPSANYNGPDSYTYTVTTAAGNQESATVNITVTPVNDAPVAVADTATVNEGGSVNISVANNDSDTDDGLDLGSITITSGPANGTVIVNANGTVSYQHNGSETTADSFTYTIKDKSGAESNPVTVNIGVTPVNDAPVAVADTAIVNEGGSVNINVAGNDTDADDGLDLTSITVTSGPANGTLTVNADGTVSYQHNGSETTADSFTYTIKDKSGVESNPVTVNIGVTPVNDAPVAVADSATVNEGGSVNISVASNDTDADDGLDLGSITITSGPANGTLTVNADGTVSYQHNGSETTEDSFTYTIKDKSGVESNPVTVSIGVTPVNNAPVAVADSATVNEGGSVNISVANNDSDADDGLDLTSITVTSGPANGTLTVNADGTVSYQHNGSETTADSFTYTIKDQSGAESNPVTVSIGVTPVNDAPVAVADTATVNEGGSVNINVAGNDSDADDGLDLGSIVIGTNPAHGTLTVNADGTVSYQHDGSETTADSFTYTIKDQSGVESNPVTVSIGVTPVNDAPVAVADTATVNEGGSVNINVASNDTDADDGLNL